A window of the Thunnus albacares chromosome 15, fThuAlb1.1, whole genome shotgun sequence genome harbors these coding sequences:
- the golga5 gene encoding golgin subfamily A member 5, producing the protein MSWFAEFAGKAEDFLNKVDQGAATALSKNQEKTSSFKSIYEGDATVQPEYNPAGYKTDAAVTHHAYASSHDTPSYISAAAGNIKRTNATLVAGTANVSSTNSGSAGSPPSSAKTSSGFVRPKKSEQDVDDDMLFDFLNSSDPPVSNRRDSRRELAKVAVPVTEAQNPTPPPSTTPHTIPSAPSTPPSTRGVSRASSLSSLSAHSIKTSEESSAKEPSQDTPESSDSGMAVPQESSRLEPLPVEEPQSQVLSSLRLENQLLRSEVASLNQEMASVIQRAKDLQDDLNHARLRSDKFNSEQSQTDRTLRQLRSQVDDLTEALSAKDGQLAVLKIRLDEADQLLKSRSTALEEAQKETSRIMQNHTEGSSIQSQALETMQERLREAEQAVRREQDSYRQMQSEYAGRLSRLEAERQTLAETVTATERRAAEEKLRMDDFQQQLKSAKAAAETAKQELQDYKHKASRILQSKEKLISSLKEGSGLDTLDGSGAMALEMEELRHEKDLQREEIQKLQGQVRVLRTEIQDLENQALTETEAWREQQVQLQEQQALQNRAKQEVEAEVERYKQELQYLEEEQHRAKTTLQSRIKDREDEIQKLRNQLTNKTLSSSQTELENRLHQLTETLIQKQTMLEALGTEKSSLVFQLERLEQQLKNAQGGQSGGPAINMSSIDGPGARQRNTPVLFSDQESPGVYGKVRKAASTIDRFSIRLGIFLRRYPMARVFIILYMAVLHLWVMIVLLTYTPEMHHGHPDGR; encoded by the exons ATGTCTTGGTTTGCTGAGTTCGCTGGGAAAGCTGAAGACTTCCTGAATAAAGTGGACCAGGGAGCTGCCACCGCTCTGAGCAAAAACCAGGAGAAAACATCCTCCTTCAAGTCAATTTATGAAGGCGATGCAACTGTCCAACCTGAATACAACCCTGCAGGGTACAAGACCGACGCAGCTGTGACACATCATGCCTATGCATCCTCTCATGATACACCAAGCTACATCTCTGCAGCAGCGGGCAACATCAAGAGAACCAATGCAACCCTGGTGGCAGGCACAGCCAACGTGTCCAGTACCAACTCTGGCTCAGCAGGCAGTCCTCCCAGCTCTGCCAAGACCTCCTCTGGCTTCGTGAGGCCCAAAAAGAGCGAGCAGGATGTGGACGATGACATGCTTTTTGACTTTCTGAACAGCTCGGACCCTCCAGTCAGCAACAGGAGGGATTCAAGAAGAGAACTTGCAAAAGTGGCAGTTCCAGTCACCGAGGCCCAAAACCCAACACCTCCCCCCTCCACTACTCCTCACACCATCCCCTCAGCCCCGTCCACGCCCCCCTCAACCCGCGGTGTGTCCCGGGCCTCAAGCCTCAGCTCGCTGTCTGCTCACAGCATCAAAACATCAGAGGAGAGCTCTGCTAAAGAGCCAAGCCAAG acacacctgagagTTCAGACTCAGGCATGGCTGTCCCTCAGGAGTCCAGCAGATTGGAGCCTCTTCCTGTAGAGGAGCCGCAGAGCCAAGTCCTGTCCAGCCTGCGTTTGGAGAACCAACTGCTGCGCAGTGAGGTGGCTTCCCTCAACCAGGAGATGGCTTCAGTCATCCAGAGAGCAAAAGACTTGCAAGATG ATTTGAATCACGCCCGACTACGATCAGACAAATTTAACTCAGAGCAGTCACAGACTGACCGGACGTTACGACAACTTCGGTCACAGGTTGATGACCTGACAGAGGCCCTCTCTGCCAAAGATGGTCAACTTGCAGTCCTGAAAATCAGACTAGATGAAGCTGATCAGCTGCTTAAGTCCCGCAGTACTGCACTAGAGGAGGCACAGAAGGAAACATCCAG aattATGCAAAACCACACAGAAGGGAGCAGCATACAGTCCCAAGCTCTCGAGACGATGCAGGAGAGGCTGCGAGAGGCCGAGCAGGCTGTTAGGAGGGAACAGGACAGCTATCGGCAGATGCAG AGTGAGTATGCTGGTCGCCTGTCCAGACTGGAGGCTGAGAGACAGACCCTCGCTGAGACGGTGACAGCAACAGAGCGGcgagcagcagaggagaagcTCAGGATGGATGACTTCCAACAGCAACTGAAAAGTGCCaaagctgcagctgagactgcCAAACAGGAGTTACAAGACTATAAGCATAAAGCCTCACGAATCCTACAA TCCAAAGAGAAGCTCATCAGCAGTCTGAAGGAGGGATCTGGTCTGGACACACTGGACGGCAGCGGGGCCATGGCTCTGGAAATGGAGGAACTGCGTCACGAGAAGGATCTGCAGAGGGAAGAGATCCAAAAACTACAGGGGCAAGTGCGCGTGCTCCGAACAGAAATACAG gaTTTGGAGAATCAGGCCCTGACGGAGACAGAAGCGTGGCGGGAGCAGCAGGTGCAGTTACAGGAGCAACAGGCTTTACAGAACAGAGCTAAGCAGGAGGTGGAGGCTGAAGTCGAGCGTTACAAACAG gAGCTGCAGTACTTGGAGGAAGAACAGCATCGGGCTAAAACAACACTGCAGAGCCGAATCAAGGACCGAGAAGATGAAATCCAAAAACTCAGGAATCAG TTGACCAACAAGACTCTCAGCAGCAGCCAGACAGAGCTGGAGAATCGGCTCCACCAGCTTACAGAGACGCTGATCCAGAAGCAGACGATGTTGGAGGCTCTGGGCACGGAAAAAAGTTCCCTGGTCTTCCAGTTGGAGCGACTGGAACAGCAGCTGAAGAACGCCCAGGGAGGACAAAGTGGAGGGCCAGCCATCAACATGAGCAGTATTGATGGACCAG GAGCACGACAAAGAAACACACCAGTCCTTTTCAGTGATCAGGAGAGTCCAGGGGTGTACGGCAAAGTACGCAAGGCAGCCAGCACCATCGACCGTTTCAG CATAAGACTGGGGATCTTCTTGAGGCGCTACCCTATGGCCAGAGTTTTCATTATATTGTACATG GCTGTACTGCATCTGTGGGTCATGATTGTTCTTCTTACTTACACGCCAGAAATGCACCACGGCCATCCTGATGGAAGATAG